In Acidobacteriota bacterium, a genomic segment contains:
- a CDS encoding histidine kinase — MILRHRESSGGKQVRVLLFLTSALGLVWNAGELAVTALGHNSTLHPLITVFAYSALGFLPSVVVHSVQLETDQRPVLTWIAYLISTLATVVHIWAYAAGLAVPSSAGLILLTFGAVSLVIGLLLTNLRQTVERKTVWVTALLVFAVSSLHLVSHRGSGSSWPVELIAHQSSLPLVLAILYQNYRFAFADIFLKRAVSLILLAFVAFGLYVAVAGQATEAVARLSPNIPSTAIILVFWVGTALLYPSISRFAGWLVDTVLLKRPDYESFLNELAKEIDECESTELVPALVSSILGKEFSAGSYDWREIEYVKDEPRLSSVNDAGEYIETVIRTAEAPFYLIRLGEFAGGRRLLSEEITMLEMVANRAARRIDALRVTHERCEREFREQQFSRLAAEAQLTALRAQINPHFLFNALTTIGYLIQESPDKALQTLLQLTKLLRRVLNTTDEFTSFGAELRLIESYLEIERARFEERLTVTIDVDDELRSIEIPSLILQPLVENAIKHGISTKRSGGEVKISALLENEDGQAFLCITVADTGDGSSLLARPESRGVGLRNVEDRLRNYYHDEARLELYRYRDVETRAVISIPIVHKRSEIENENEVSAI; from the coding sequence ATGATTCTTCGACATCGTGAGAGCTCGGGCGGCAAGCAGGTCCGGGTATTGCTCTTTCTTACATCTGCGCTCGGGTTGGTTTGGAACGCCGGTGAACTCGCAGTCACCGCCCTTGGCCACAATTCGACCCTTCATCCTTTGATCACCGTTTTCGCTTACTCGGCGTTGGGCTTTTTGCCTTCAGTCGTAGTTCATTCTGTTCAACTCGAGACCGATCAACGGCCGGTATTGACGTGGATCGCTTACCTTATCAGCACGCTTGCTACTGTCGTTCACATCTGGGCATACGCTGCGGGTTTGGCGGTTCCGTCATCTGCGGGCCTGATCCTCTTAACCTTTGGTGCCGTGTCGCTTGTGATCGGGCTGCTTCTCACAAACCTCCGGCAAACCGTGGAGCGAAAGACAGTTTGGGTGACGGCACTTCTTGTATTCGCCGTATCTTCTCTTCACCTTGTTTCGCACCGGGGAAGCGGTTCTTCATGGCCGGTAGAATTGATAGCCCACCAATCGTCCCTGCCGCTCGTACTAGCGATCCTTTACCAGAATTATAGATTTGCTTTTGCAGATATCTTTCTCAAGCGTGCGGTTTCGCTAATTTTACTCGCGTTTGTTGCGTTCGGGCTCTATGTTGCAGTTGCTGGCCAGGCGACCGAAGCCGTAGCTCGTCTTTCTCCAAACATACCCTCGACGGCGATCATACTTGTGTTTTGGGTCGGCACAGCACTTCTCTATCCGTCGATAAGCCGTTTTGCGGGATGGTTGGTCGATACGGTTTTGTTGAAGCGCCCCGATTACGAAAGCTTCTTGAACGAACTTGCGAAAGAGATCGATGAATGCGAATCAACGGAACTCGTTCCAGCGTTGGTCTCGTCAATTTTGGGGAAGGAGTTTTCGGCCGGATCGTATGACTGGCGAGAGATCGAATACGTAAAAGACGAGCCACGCTTGAGTTCGGTAAACGATGCGGGCGAATATATTGAGACCGTGATCCGGACCGCGGAGGCTCCCTTTTATTTAATACGTCTCGGGGAATTTGCCGGCGGCAGGAGGTTGCTCTCGGAAGAGATCACAATGCTTGAGATGGTGGCGAATCGAGCCGCGAGACGCATCGACGCCCTTCGCGTCACCCATGAACGATGCGAGCGAGAGTTTCGAGAACAGCAATTTTCGCGCCTTGCCGCCGAGGCCCAACTTACGGCCCTCCGTGCCCAGATCAATCCGCATTTCTTATTCAACGCGCTCACAACCATTGGCTACTTGATCCAGGAATCGCCCGACAAAGCGTTGCAAACCCTACTTCAGCTAACAAAACTGCTGCGGCGGGTTCTGAATACCACTGACGAATTCACGTCTTTTGGTGCGGAACTTAGGCTCATAGAGAGCTATTTGGAGATCGAGCGGGCAAGATTTGAGGAGCGCCTCACCGTGACGATAGACGTCGATGACGAGTTGCGGTCGATCGAGATCCCCTCACTGATCCTACAGCCTTTGGTTGAGAACGCGATCAAACATGGGATCTCAACGAAACGATCCGGTGGAGAAGTTAAAATTAGTGCGCTGCTTGAGAACGAGGACGGTCAGGCGTTTCTGTGTATTACGGTCGCGGATACGGGCGATGGGAGCTCGCTCCTTGCTCGTCCCGAATCTCGAGGTGTCGGCCTACGTAATGTAGAAGACCGTCTTCGCAACTATTATCACGACGAGGCGCGACTCGAGCTTTATCGGTATCGCGACGTGGAGACGCGAGCAGTGATCTCGATTCCGATCGTTCATAAGCGTTCCGAGATCGAGAACGAGAACGAGGTTTCCGCCATATGA
- a CDS encoding response regulator transcription factor: MTSLRVVIADDERPAREYLKKLVSKIDEVEIVGEAENGLDAVDLIGKLSPDLALLDLQMPELSGLEVVKKISEDKMPLVAFVTAFDDYAVQAFELNAIDYLLKPVELSRLRETIARAFQRLENADWRDVERKRLEAATETIEHTSGTGFLKRIPVRMRDDIYLVPVDDIASIVADGELLYLTTADRTKYTINYRLKDLEARLDPELFVRLSRGSLANIKMVERISPVAGGTYIVHLINGQELTSSRLQSKALRAQLLRI; encoded by the coding sequence ATGACTTCTCTTAGGGTAGTGATCGCCGATGACGAGCGTCCGGCGCGCGAATATCTGAAGAAGCTCGTTTCCAAGATCGATGAAGTTGAGATCGTCGGTGAGGCTGAGAATGGGCTTGATGCGGTCGACTTAATTGGGAAGCTGTCGCCGGACCTCGCGTTGCTAGATCTGCAGATGCCGGAGCTCAGCGGTCTTGAGGTCGTGAAGAAGATCTCAGAAGACAAGATGCCTCTGGTTGCTTTCGTTACGGCATTTGACGACTATGCTGTCCAGGCTTTTGAGTTAAATGCTATCGATTACCTTCTGAAGCCGGTTGAGCTTTCCCGGCTCCGCGAGACAATAGCTCGGGCATTCCAACGACTTGAGAATGCCGACTGGCGGGACGTTGAGAGAAAGCGACTTGAAGCTGCGACGGAAACGATCGAGCACACCTCAGGCACGGGCTTTCTTAAACGAATTCCTGTCCGCATGCGTGATGACATCTACCTCGTTCCGGTCGATGATATCGCATCGATCGTTGCAGACGGGGAATTGCTTTACCTCACAACGGCAGATCGAACGAAATACACGATCAACTACCGGTTAAAGGACCTTGAAGCTCGTCTCGACCCCGAACTCTTTGTCAGGCTGTCGCGCGGTTCGCTCGCGAATATAAAAATGGTGGAAAGGATCTCGCCGGTTGCTGGCGGGACATACATTGTCCACCTTATCAACGGCCAAGAATTGACCTCCAGCCGACTTCAATCCAAGGCACTTCGGGCCCAGCTATTGCGAATCTAG
- a CDS encoding diguanylate cyclase, translated as MESKFTLLIQLNSVFLITILSLFLRRSLQLTALKYWAVAWLCQSFALISLRLAFDFDEFGSMLFTYYFLGEYIFGFLLISGCKTLESDFELSAKHEAAIVPFVAIAIILPLLSPEFNEVLPIHAIILVGFYVFSFVMLSRLEARTFGWKVMRVSLVLLAIQAVGYFAVSLAGSGFPLKSELLIYAPMVTMVLQTALGFGMVIILLEKVLRRAEDANVELEKTKRTLEELVHTDPLTAALTRHAFYGFVRQGNSEGATVAGCVGFFDIDGLKAINDCYGHAAGDSTIRMVVGSIRSLMRAEDLIYRWGGDEFFVIMVSMNDEMAELRMNRLENLLRGVTIDGIDQPIDIKVSWGFTNFDSIDRLEQAIAAADQNMFQRKRQRKERNSLDRIPNPDGDQVYELDLNM; from the coding sequence ATGGAATCAAAATTCACACTGCTGATTCAGCTGAATAGTGTTTTTCTAATAACGATCCTCTCGCTTTTTTTGCGGCGGTCGCTGCAGCTCACGGCGCTCAAATATTGGGCCGTGGCTTGGCTCTGTCAATCGTTTGCCCTTATCTCGCTTCGACTGGCTTTTGATTTCGATGAGTTCGGATCAATGCTCTTCACCTACTACTTCCTGGGCGAGTATATATTTGGGTTCCTGTTGATCTCGGGTTGCAAGACTTTGGAGAGCGACTTCGAACTCTCGGCAAAGCACGAGGCTGCTATCGTGCCGTTTGTTGCCATCGCCATCATCCTCCCGTTGCTATCCCCGGAGTTTAACGAAGTGCTTCCGATCCATGCGATCATTCTGGTCGGATTCTATGTCTTTAGTTTCGTAATGCTCAGTCGGCTTGAAGCGCGCACCTTTGGGTGGAAGGTGATGCGGGTTTCTCTCGTACTTCTAGCGATTCAAGCGGTTGGCTATTTCGCTGTTTCCCTCGCCGGATCCGGATTCCCGCTAAAAAGCGAGTTACTCATTTACGCGCCTATGGTAACGATGGTCCTCCAGACGGCTCTTGGATTCGGAATGGTCATCATTTTGCTGGAAAAAGTGCTGCGGCGGGCCGAGGACGCAAATGTTGAGCTTGAGAAAACGAAACGAACGCTTGAAGAACTTGTACACACAGACCCACTCACCGCTGCACTAACGCGTCATGCGTTTTACGGTTTCGTTCGCCAAGGAAATTCGGAAGGAGCAACGGTCGCCGGCTGTGTTGGCTTTTTTGATATTGACGGCCTCAAAGCAATAAACGATTGTTATGGCCACGCGGCCGGCGATTCGACCATCCGGATGGTAGTGGGGTCAATACGGTCTCTAATGCGAGCCGAGGATCTTATCTATCGGTGGGGTGGCGATGAGTTTTTCGTCATCATGGTAAGCATGAACGACGAAATGGCGGAGCTTCGGATGAACCGTTTAGAGAATCTCCTTCGAGGAGTGACAATTGATGGTATTGATCAGCCGATCGACATTAAAGTCTCATGGGGGTTCACTAATTTTGATTCGATCGATCGCCTCGAGCAGGCAATTGCCGCCGCGGATCAAAATATGTTTCAGCGTAAGCGGCAACGAAAAGAACGAAATTCGTTAGACAGGATCCCAAATCCAGATGGCGATCAAGTGTACGAACTTGACCTGAATATGTAA
- a CDS encoding dienelactone hydrolase family protein encodes MKTETLEFSTSNGDTSAYVVVPQNGNGKAVVVIHEWWGLNEHIKDIAGRYAAEGFTAIAPDLYRGRVATDPESASKMMHELAIEDGLDTIRQTILTARKEYDISRFGITGFCMGGTFALRAACEVEGFAAAVPFYGDIPEEAVLRKLKVPTVFVSGTRDGWITPEKVLELEKAAEKYELPLESFKYDADHAFFNDTRPEVFDETAAQNAWAHAIAFFGSKL; translated from the coding sequence ATGAAGACTGAGACTTTAGAATTTTCTACATCGAATGGAGATACATCGGCCTATGTCGTAGTTCCTCAAAACGGAAATGGTAAGGCCGTAGTGGTCATTCATGAATGGTGGGGACTTAACGAGCACATCAAAGATATTGCTGGCCGTTATGCAGCGGAGGGCTTTACTGCGATCGCTCCCGACCTTTATCGCGGCCGGGTAGCCACCGACCCTGAAAGTGCTTCGAAGATGATGCACGAATTGGCGATCGAGGATGGCCTCGATACTATCCGGCAGACGATATTGACCGCTCGCAAGGAATATGACATCTCGCGTTTCGGCATCACCGGATTTTGCATGGGCGGGACATTTGCCCTTCGTGCTGCGTGTGAAGTTGAAGGCTTTGCGGCGGCTGTCCCGTTTTACGGTGATATTCCCGAGGAAGCAGTTCTAAGAAAGTTGAAAGTCCCAACTGTCTTTGTCTCAGGAACGCGAGACGGATGGATCACGCCCGAAAAGGTCCTGGAACTTGAGAAGGCAGCGGAGAAGTATGAACTTCCGTTGGAGTCGTTCAAATACGACGCCGATCATGCTTTCTTCAATGATACGCGGCCGGAGGTATTCGACGAAACTGCGGCACAGAACGCCTGGGCACACGCGATCGCTTTCTTTGGCTCAAAACTCTAG
- a CDS encoding histidine phosphatase family protein codes for MRHAKSSWIDTSMADFDRPLNERGRRAAPFMGEIIATEGLLPDFLVSSPAKRTTETANLVQAATRHTFDVHFDARIYEASAEELLQVVSEIPDRSTRALLVGHNPACEQILRMLTGAVEPMPTAALAVIELEIASWNEIAPASGKLRRLVRPREDMRRT; via the coding sequence ATGCGACATGCAAAGTCCAGTTGGATCGATACCTCGATGGCTGATTTCGATAGGCCCTTGAACGAACGTGGGCGAAGGGCCGCACCGTTCATGGGTGAGATTATTGCGACGGAGGGCCTTCTCCCTGATTTCTTGGTAAGTTCGCCAGCAAAACGGACAACTGAGACAGCGAATCTGGTTCAGGCCGCTACCCGACATACTTTTGATGTCCATTTTGACGCAAGGATATACGAAGCGAGCGCCGAGGAACTTCTTCAGGTCGTCTCCGAGATTCCCGATCGGTCAACCCGAGCACTCTTGGTCGGTCATAATCCGGCATGTGAACAAATTCTTCGGATGCTGACAGGGGCCGTCGAGCCGATGCCAACCGCTGCTTTGGCCGTGATCGAACTCGAGATCGCTTCATGGAATGAGATCGCTCCGGCTTCGGGGAAACTGCGTAGGCTGGTTCGACCCAGAGAAGATATGCGTAGGACCTAA
- a CDS encoding TonB-dependent receptor: protein MRIFSIFFVVLLLAVAAIAQNATITGKVTYGNAIPLHDANVQIVQTRQSVRTDTDGNFSLKDVPPGRYSILVHLEGFSDTSRQITVGTGASLTVNFQLQISSLREEVTVTASGAEQTVFDSFQSVTSIGPGRVLEKASTSIGEVLEGEPGVAKRSFGPGSARPVLRGFDGDRVLVLENGIRNGSVGSQSGDHGEPLDPMAAERIEIVKGPGTLLYGSNAIGGVVNVIDHTDDDYTDGVRGYVKGVGGTADKQGAIGGGVEYGLNRWLFRGNFGAQRTGDYQTPLGQVPNSASRSTTGSFGTGYYGEKAFLAGKFSADVRRFGIPFAALFEGGGEKPKEGELPDVDEDIDLRMRRYNVRFNGGFRDLNNSFLRGVNYAVDYTDYRHKEIESEDGIDEVGTTFSNKVFNYRSVFEQQQYQRLTGRFGFEGFNRDYEVVGAEQLIDGKIRQNSFSVFGLQELNFDRVKFQFGGRVENNRYRAEDPQYRDRNFTGFSGAAGMNVGLWAGGAFVFNYTFSTRAPALEELYNNGPHIGTVTFEIGNENLRKETANGLDFSLRHTSQRFRFFSDVYYYRINDFVFLAFQDEDGDGDVDIEDGLPVARFEQEDAEYFGAEISAEATFNDWLGGFASFDFVRAKLVDENLNVPRIPPARARLGLDVRYEGLSLRPEVVFASAQTKLFPLETRTAGYGLLNIAGSYTIARHHSAHIFSFNAYNLTDKLYRNHVNLVKDLMPEIGRGIRVGYTFRFF from the coding sequence ATGAGAATTTTCAGTATATTTTTTGTTGTTCTTTTGCTTGCCGTTGCGGCTATTGCTCAGAACGCAACTATCACCGGTAAGGTGACGTACGGGAATGCGATCCCGCTCCATGATGCGAACGTTCAGATCGTGCAGACCCGACAAAGTGTCCGAACAGATACCGACGGCAATTTCTCATTGAAGGACGTACCTCCGGGTCGTTATTCGATCCTCGTTCACCTAGAGGGTTTTTCAGATACTTCACGCCAGATCACGGTTGGGACCGGAGCTTCTTTAACCGTCAACTTCCAACTCCAAATATCATCGCTGCGGGAAGAGGTGACTGTGACCGCCTCCGGGGCGGAGCAGACCGTTTTTGATTCATTTCAATCAGTGACTTCGATCGGGCCGGGCCGAGTACTCGAAAAGGCGTCCACTTCGATCGGCGAAGTCCTTGAAGGTGAACCTGGTGTTGCGAAACGCAGCTTTGGCCCCGGCTCGGCACGCCCAGTGCTTCGGGGCTTCGACGGCGATCGCGTGCTTGTTTTGGAGAACGGCATTCGCAACGGTTCGGTCGGCTCGCAATCAGGCGATCACGGTGAACCTTTGGATCCGATGGCGGCGGAGCGGATCGAGATCGTTAAGGGCCCGGGTACTCTCCTTTACGGGAGCAACGCGATCGGCGGCGTCGTAAACGTGATCGACCATACGGATGACGACTACACTGACGGAGTGCGGGGTTATGTAAAGGGTGTCGGAGGAACCGCCGATAAGCAGGGTGCTATCGGAGGCGGTGTCGAATATGGCTTGAATCGCTGGCTGTTTCGCGGCAATTTTGGCGCACAGCGTACAGGTGACTATCAAACCCCGCTCGGACAAGTCCCAAACTCGGCTTCGCGGTCCACGACGGGTTCGTTTGGAACAGGATATTATGGCGAGAAAGCATTTCTTGCCGGGAAATTCAGTGCCGATGTACGCCGCTTCGGGATTCCCTTCGCAGCCCTTTTTGAGGGTGGCGGCGAGAAACCGAAAGAGGGTGAACTTCCGGATGTCGACGAGGATATCGACCTTAGAATGCGTCGTTACAATGTCCGATTTAACGGTGGTTTCCGCGATCTGAATAATTCGTTTCTCCGCGGAGTCAACTACGCCGTCGATTACACCGATTACAGGCACAAGGAAATCGAGAGCGAGGACGGGATCGACGAGGTCGGAACAACGTTTTCGAACAAGGTGTTCAATTATCGCTCGGTGTTCGAGCAACAACAGTATCAGCGGCTGACCGGTCGGTTCGGGTTTGAAGGCTTCAACCGCGATTACGAGGTCGTTGGTGCCGAGCAACTCATTGACGGCAAGATACGGCAGAATTCGTTCTCCGTTTTTGGACTACAAGAGCTTAACTTCGACCGCGTCAAGTTCCAGTTTGGCGGACGCGTCGAGAACAACCGCTATCGTGCCGAGGATCCTCAGTACCGTGACCGTAATTTCACCGGATTCTCAGGTGCCGCGGGGATGAACGTCGGGCTTTGGGCCGGCGGCGCGTTCGTATTTAATTACACATTCTCGACACGAGCCCCGGCCCTCGAGGAACTCTACAACAACGGTCCTCATATCGGCACAGTGACGTTCGAGATCGGTAACGAGAACCTCCGAAAGGAAACAGCGAATGGCTTAGATTTCTCTCTTCGCCACACCTCGCAACGCTTCCGATTCTTCAGTGATGTGTACTACTACCGGATCAATGACTTTGTTTTCCTTGCATTTCAGGATGAAGACGGCGACGGTGACGTTGACATCGAGGACGGGCTTCCCGTTGCTCGATTTGAACAAGAGGACGCGGAGTATTTTGGTGCCGAGATCTCGGCGGAGGCCACTTTCAACGATTGGCTGGGCGGCTTTGCAAGCTTTGATTTTGTGCGTGCAAAACTGGTGGATGAGAATCTCAACGTCCCCCGAATCCCACCGGCAAGGGCGAGGCTCGGCCTCGACGTTCGATATGAGGGGTTGAGCTTGCGGCCCGAGGTAGTATTTGCCTCGGCTCAGACCAAGTTGTTTCCGTTAGAAACACGCACCGCCGGTTACGGCCTCCTCAATATAGCGGGGTCGTACACGATCGCACGACATCACAGCGCCCATATTTTTTCGTTCAATGCTTACAATTTGACGGACAAGCTCTACCGAAATCACGTCAACCTCGTTAAAGACCTGATGCCCGAGATCGGACGTGGGATCCGTGTCGGATACACGTTCAGATTCTTCTAA